From one Dermacentor silvarum isolate Dsil-2018 chromosome 3, BIME_Dsil_1.4, whole genome shotgun sequence genomic stretch:
- the LOC119444381 gene encoding acanthoscurrin-2-like, whose translation MSMVSPVAEAGKLGYGGAGYGGIGYGGLGYGGLGYGGLGYGGLGYGGLGYGGLGGGLGGGLGGGLGGVGGGVGGGVGGVGVGSSVALLSGGPAFAKAVAGPAFVVRTVHHVNKVSGGGALVAHSGLGSGYGGYGGYGGYGGEVTEVAMVDMVAAMVATKVVTKANY comes from the coding sequence ATGTCCATGGTCTCCCCAGTAGCAGAAGCAGGGAAACTTGGCTACGGCGGCGCTGGTTACGGAGGCATAGGATACGGTGGCCTAGGATACGGTGGCCTCGGCTACGGAGGTCTCGGCTACGGAGGTCTCGGCTACGGAGGTCTTGGTTATGGCGGCCTAGGGGGCGGTCTAGGTGGTGGCCTCGGTGGTGGCTTGGGCGGTGTCGGCGGTGGTGTAGGCGGCGGTGTAGGTGGTGTAGGCGTCGGCAGCAGTGTTGCTCTTCTTAGTGGCGGGCCTGCCTTTGCCAAGGCCGTGGCCGGACCAGCGTTCGTGGTGAGGACGGTTCACCACGTCAACAAAGTCAGCGGTGGAGGAGCTCTTGTTGCCCACTCTGGCCTCGGAAGCGGATACGGAGGCTACGGAGGCTATGGAGGATACGGAGGTGAGGTTACGGAGGTGGCTATGGTGGATATGGTGGCGGCTATGGTGGCTACAAAGGTGGTTACAAAGGCTAATTATTGA